A stretch of DNA from Amylolactobacillus amylophilus DSM 20533 = JCM 1125:
GGATCTCTCTTCCTGCGGTCAGAAAAGCCTTCGTATCCATGAAGGTCGTATTGATGTTTCCATTGCCAGATGGTACCTGCATTTGGGATATCAAAGTGATCGGCGGTTTCTGGATACGATGCTTTGTGCTTTTCCAACCAAGTTATGACTTTCATTTTGAAGGAAGAAGAGTAACTTGGCAATTTCTTTTTCCTGGTAATTCCATCAAGACCATGTTTATTCCATAAACGAAGCCAATTTAGCACGGTTTCTGCCTTTGAAATACCCAGAATGTGAGCAACAGTTGTTGAACCAAGACCGCTATTGTAAAGTCTGATAGCTTCAATTTTTGTTTCAATTTTATATTTGGCCATAAAAACCACTTAAGTTGTTTTTCTCCAACTTAAGGGGTTCAGTTCACATGCTGAAACTGGCATGGCTATTTTTCTGGACTCAAAGCACGTATAAGCGGACTCCAATTGGATATCCAAAGACTCAAGAGAGTGGATAGTTGGGCCTGAAGGCGCGTAATAATCAGTCTGATGTCTCTATTTTTAATTTGGTCATTATATTCTTGGCTATAATGATTTATTTCGAAATAGATTAGGATATTACCTAGTCCAACTTCTCTCTAACAAAAAATCCCCTCATCCGCATTTCTGCTTCAAAGGGGAGTCATTCATTTAATTAATAGTATTCTATTCTGTTCTTTCGTCTTTCTTAAACATAAATGCTAACGCAACTCCAATTCCGATGAAGACTAATCCAATGATTGAAACCATTGGAGAGTTTGTTTCTCCTGTAAGAGGTAAATTGTCTTCTTCACTGTCTGTAGCTGCGTCTTCTTTAGTTGAATCATCTGTGTCCGATCCGTCTGCTTCTTC
This window harbors:
- a CDS encoding helix-turn-helix domain-containing protein; this encodes MAKYKIETKIEAIRLYNSGLGSTTVAHILGISKAETVLNWLRLWNKHGLDGITRKKKLPSYSSSFKMKVITWLEKHKASYPETADHFDIPNAGTIWQWKHQYDLHGYEGFSDRRKRDPTMTEKKKLTPSEENKELKKRLEYLEAENAYLKKLKAVMDQTRKEPRQ